Proteins encoded within one genomic window of Fibrobacter sp. UWB16:
- a CDS encoding ATP-binding protein: MSLDLTNEIDWCKSVIDLRFSQYFSADDSEDKKLQIEMLSPPELDDDSPYGQVVADFELGFYERLVIALALLPHLCPQALDSFLLNNRTLGRPYTEFGGWRSKSHSGFLPTCETALFLLAGNDIEKRLQMMALFDTSSTLFAERILQLEYGEPGEPANSAALRVSSEYLQYFTTGVKNKPDFSMHFPAKLITTNLHWDDLVLGEETLDDINQLLAWIEKSEVVLDDFGLRKNLKRGYRALFYGPPGTGKTLTATLIGAKVGMDVYRVDLSQVISKYIGETEKNLSNIFDQAEHRNWILFFDEADSLFGARTQTNSSNDRAANQEISYLLQRVEDFPGIVILASNLKSNIDEAFSRRFQNAIYFPLPEPEERMRLWSNIFSKKSILEDDVDLNKFAEKYELAGGALTNVARYAALCAAQQNRKKICNEDIVRALAKELYKEGKIL, encoded by the coding sequence ATGAGTCTTGATTTGACAAATGAAATTGATTGGTGCAAGTCGGTGATTGACCTGCGTTTTTCGCAGTATTTTTCGGCCGACGATTCCGAAGATAAAAAGCTCCAGATCGAAATGCTCTCGCCGCCGGAACTTGATGACGATTCTCCGTATGGACAAGTTGTCGCTGATTTTGAACTTGGATTTTATGAGCGCTTGGTTATTGCACTTGCGCTGCTCCCGCACCTTTGCCCGCAGGCGCTCGATTCTTTTCTGTTGAACAATCGCACTCTTGGCCGCCCGTACACGGAATTTGGTGGCTGGCGCAGCAAGAGCCATTCGGGATTCTTGCCCACGTGCGAAACGGCGCTATTTTTGCTTGCGGGGAACGATATCGAAAAACGATTGCAGATGATGGCGCTGTTCGATACATCTTCTACGCTTTTTGCAGAACGCATTTTGCAACTCGAATACGGTGAACCGGGCGAACCCGCGAACTCGGCGGCACTCCGCGTGTCATCGGAATACTTGCAGTACTTTACGACCGGCGTTAAAAACAAGCCTGATTTTAGCATGCATTTCCCTGCAAAGCTCATCACGACGAATTTGCATTGGGATGACCTTGTGCTCGGCGAAGAGACTCTTGATGATATCAATCAGCTTTTGGCGTGGATTGAAAAAAGCGAAGTCGTGCTGGACGATTTTGGACTCCGCAAAAACCTCAAGCGCGGCTACCGTGCATTGTTTTACGGCCCTCCGGGCACCGGCAAGACGCTCACTGCAACGCTCATTGGCGCGAAGGTGGGCATGGATGTGTATCGTGTAGACTTGTCGCAGGTGATTTCGAAGTACATCGGCGAAACTGAGAAGAACCTCTCGAACATCTTTGATCAGGCGGAACACCGCAACTGGATCCTTTTTTTCGATGAGGCCGATTCTCTCTTTGGTGCCCGCACGCAAACGAACAGCTCGAATGACCGTGCGGCCAACCAAGAAATCTCGTATCTCTTACAACGTGTCGAAGATTTCCCGGGAATCGTCATCCTTGCAAGTAACTTAAAATCGAACATAGACGAAGCTTTTTCGCGCCGTTTCCAGAACGCCATTTACTTCCCGCTCCCAGAACCCGAAGAACGTATGAGACTTTGGTCTAACATATTTTCGAAAAAATCTATACTTGAAGATGATGTCGATTTGAACAAATTTGCCGAAAAGTATGAACTCGCAGGGGGAGCGCTAACAAACGTTGCACGTTATGCAGCGCTTTGCGCTGCTCAACAGAATCGCAAGAAAATTTGTAATGAAGACATCGTTAGGGCCTTGGCCAAGGAATTATACAAAGAAGGAAAAATCCTATGA